In Synergistales bacterium, the genomic stretch TCCGGCAGAATACCCATGACCAGGGAGGTTGTTGTTATGGAACGAACCATGGTAACGCTTGACGGCAACGAGACCTGTGCCCGCATCGGGCACATGACCAACGAGGTAGTGGCTATCTACCCGATCACCCCATCCTCGCCGATGGGCGAATGGGCCGACCAGTGGTCCTCGGAGGGCAAACCGAACATCTGGGGCACCGTCCCCACCGTGGTGGAGATGCAGAGCGAGGGCGGCGCCTCGGGCGCGCTCCACGGCTCACTCCAGGCGGGGGCGCTGACCACCACCTTCACGGCGTCCCAGGGACTGCTGCTGATGCTGCCCAACATGTACAAGATCGCCGGGGAGCTCACCTCCACGGTGATCCACGTCTCCGCCAGGACGGTGGCCACCCACGCGCTCTCCATCTTCGGCGACCACAGCGACGTGATGGCCACCCGGGGCACCGGCTTCGCCCTCCTGGCGTCCAACTCGATCCAGGAGATCGGCGACATGGCGCTGATCGCCCAGTCGGCCACCCTCCAGTCGCGGGTGCCCTTCCTGCACTTCTTCGACGGCTTCCGGAGCTCCCACGAGATCCAGAAGGTCACCCTCCTCAACGAGGAGGAGGTGCGGGCCATGATGGACGACGAGCTGGTGGCGGCCCACCGCGACAGGGCGCTGAACCCCGACCATCCCATCATCCGGGGAACGGCCCAGAATCCCGACCACTTCTTCCAGGCCCGCGAGGCCTGCAACCCCTACTACGCCGCCTGCCCCGACGTGGTCCAGAAGACCATGGACCGCTTCTACGAGGTCACCGGCCGCCGCTACAACCTCTTCGACTACGTGGGCGCCCCCGACGCCGAGCGGGTGGTGGTCCTCATGGGCTCCGGCGCCGAGGCGGCCGACGAGGCGGTGAGCTACATGGCCGACAGGGGCGAGAAGGTGGGGCTCGTCAAGGTGCACCTCTACCGCCCCTTCTCCACGCAGCACCTGCTGGAGGCCCTCCCCGAAACGGTCAGGACCGTCTCGGTCCTCGACCGGACCAAGGAACCCGGCGCCGAAGGGGAGCCCCTCTTCCTCGACGTGGCCTCGGCGCTCTGTGAAACCCGGCCCTCCGTGCGGGTCGTGGGCGGCCGTTACGGCCTCTCCTCCAGCGAGTTCACCCCCTCCTGCGTCCATGCCGTCCTCAAGGAAGCGGAGAAGGAGGAGCCCAGGAAGCACTTCACCGTGGGGATCACCGACGATGTCACCAGGGAGAGCCTGGAGATGGACGCATCCTTCCACTCCGCCGACCCCGACGCCGTACGCTGCCTCTTCTTCGGCCTCGGTTCCGACGGCACGGTGGGCGCCAACAAGAACTCCATCAAGATCATCGGGGAGAACACCGACCACTACGCCCAGGGCTACTTCCAGTACGACTCCAAGAAGTCCGGCGGCGTCACCGTCTCCCACCTCCGCTTCGGCCCCAACCCGATCCGGTCCACCTACCAGATCAAGAGCGCCAACTTCGTCGGCTGCCACCAGTTCTCCTTCCTGGAGCGCTATGACGTGCTCAAGAACGCCGAGGAGGGCGGCACCTTCCTGCTGAACAGCATCTACGGCCCCGACGAGGTCTGGGATCAGCTGCCCAAAACGGTGCAGAAGCGCATCATCGACAAGAGACTCCGCTTCTACGTTATCGACGGCTACAAGGTGGCCAAGGAATCCGGCATGGGCGGACGGATCAACACGGTCATGCAGACCTGCTTCTTCGCCATCAGCGGCATCCTGCCCAAGGACGAGGCCATCGGCCTGATCAAAAAGACCATCGAGAAGACCTACGGCAAGAAGGGCGAGGCCATCGTCCAGAAGAACTTCGCCGCCGTGGACAACTCGCTGGACAACCTCCACGAGGTCTCCGTGCCGAGTGAGGTCACCAGCACCTTCGACCTCCGTCCGCCCGTCCCCGGGGAGGCGCCGGAGTTCGTCAGGGAGGTCCTGGGTCCCATCATCGCCATGAAGGGCGACGAGCTGCCGGTGAGCGCCATGCCCGCCGACGGCACCTTCCCCACGGGCACCACCAAGTGGGAGAAGCGCAACGTGGCCCTGGAGATCCCCGTCTGGGACCCCGATGTCTGCATCCAGTGCGGCAAGTGCTCGCTGGTCTGCCCCCACGCCTGCATCCGCGCCAAGGTCTACGACCCCGGGGAGCTGGAGCAGGCGCCGGAGACCTTCAAGTCCACCGACGCCAAGTGGAAGCAGTACAAGGGCAAGAAATTCACCATCCAGATCGCTCCGGAGGACTGCACCGGCTGCGGGCTCTGCGTACAGACCTGTCCCGCCAAGAACAAGCAGGACCCCGAGAAGAAGGCCATCAACATGGCGCCCCAGCCGCCCCTCCGCGAGCAGGAACGGGAGAACTTCGACTTCTTCCTCTCCCTGCCCGAAACCAAGCGGGACGAGTTGAACCTCAACAGCGTCAAGGACGTGCAGCTGCTGGAGCCGCTCTTCGAGTTCTCCGGCGCCTGCCCGGGCTGCGGCGAGACTCCCTACGTCAAGCTTCTCAGTTCGCTCTTCGGCGACCGGGCGGTCATCGCCAACGCCACGGGGTGCTCCTCCATCTACTGCGGCAACCTGCCCACCACCCCATGGACAAAGAACGACGAGGGGTACGGTCCCACCTGGTCCAACTCGCTCTTCGAGGACAACGCCGAGTTCGGCATGGGCATGCGCCTCGCCGTGGACCAGAACCGCAAGTACGCCGGCGAGCTGCTGCGGAAACTGGCGCCCCAGGTGGGCGACGACCTGGCGAAAGCCATCCTGGAGGCCGACCAGAGCGACGACGACGGGATCGCCGAACAGCGCAAGCGCATCGCCGCACTGAAGGGCAAGCTGCAGGAGCTGGACAGCCCCGAGGCCAGGCGGCTGCTCCACGTGGCGGAGAATCTCATCAAGCGGAGCGTCTGGATCATGGGCGGCGACGGCTGGGCCTACGACATCGGCTACGGCGGTCTGGACCACGTCCTGGCCTCCGGCAAAAACGTCAACGTCCTGGTGATGGACACCGAGGTCTACTCCAACACCGGCGGGCAGATGTCCAAGGCGACCCCCATGGGCGCCGTGGCCAAGTTCGCCGCCGGCGGCAAGCCGCTGGGCAAGAAGGATCTGGCCCTGATGGCCATGACCTACGGCCATGTCTATGTGGCCCGGGTGGCCATGGGCGCCAGCGACGCCCAGACCCTCAAGGCCTTCCGCGAGGCCGAGGCCTACGAGGGCCCCTCGCTGATCATCGCCTACAGCCACTGCATCGCCCACGGCTACAACCTCGTCCACGGCCTGGAACAGCAGAAGAAGGCCGTCGACGCCGGCCACTGGATCCTGATGCGGTACAATCCCGAGCTCTCCCTGGAGGGCAAGAACCCCCTCCAGCTGGACAGCAAGAAGCCTACGCTGCCGCTTGCGGAGTATGTCTACAACGAGAACCGCTACTCCATGCTCAAGCGCAGCAAGCCGGAGAACTCGGAGCATCTGGTGGAAGGCGCCCAGAAACTGGTCAACGAGCACTGGAGGTACTACGAGTATCTGGCCAACAGGCCGATGGAGGACACAGAGGAGTAGGAACCCCGTCAACACCACTCCCCGCGCTGGAGACACTCCCCCGCGCATGGCGAGCTCCCCGGTTCCAGCCGGGGAGCTCGCCTTTTGCTTCCCTCCGGCCGGATCGCACCGCCGGCCGCCACCTCCATACACACAGACCGAACCGGAGGTCACCGAGTTCGGAGATCTGCGCAGGCTCTTCTCTTGTTACTTGCGATTCGCCGGGTGACGCACTACAATTAGCCTAGGAGTTTATCTGTAATTTTGCGGAGATTTCCGAAAATCGGATCGGACAATCAGGGTTTCCCCTGAATGGAAGTGTGGATATCATGAGATCGCCACTCGCGAGAACAACGGCACAACCGATGGCAGTGCAGAGACTGAAGTGGAGCGCCATAGCTCTGGCGCTTCTCCTGTGTGTCTGGCCATCATTGCATGGAGCGGCTGCGGCCTCTCCTTACGACGGCTATACCCACCGCCTCTACGTGAGCGCCGGGAGCGACGCCCTCGACCCCGACGGGAGCAGCTGGACGGAGGCCTACACCGACCTCCGGAAGGCGCTGCGCCACGCCGAATCCCTCCTGGCCGCAGCACCGGAGGACGGGGCCCCCGTAGCCATCCTCGTCGCCGAAGGCATCTACGCCCCGGGAAAGGCCGGAGAGCGGCGGGCAAGCTTCCGGCTCAACGGCAATGTGGCACTCTACGGGGGCTTCTGCAAGACCGACCCGCGCAGGGAGCAACGGGATCCCCTGAAGTGGCCGACCACGCTTACCGGCGATCTGGACGAAAGCGGCTCCTTCACCAGCAAGGATGCCTACCATGTGGTCTCCATCATCGCACCCTCCACGACCGCCGAAAGGGGGCCGGTGCTTGACGGCTTCCACATCACCGGCGGGAACGCCGACGGCGTCGACGCCGCCGGGGGCGACCCGGAGCACTCCGACAGCGGCGGCGGCATCCTGATCGTCGGAGGGCGCCCTTCCATCCGCAACTGTACCGTCTTCGGCAACACGGCAAGCAGTTTCAGCGGCGGAGGGGGCGGCCTCTTTCTCCTCGACTCATCGGCCACCTTCGCCTGGTGCCGCTTCTTCGACAACAGCGCCGTCAGCGTGACCGGCGGGGGCGGCGCCGCGTTCATCAAAAACGGCGCCCCTGTCTTTTCCAGCTCCATCTTCGTGCGGAATACGGCGGTGAGCCTCTCCATGGGCGGCGGCGGCGCCATCTTCAACTACGGCGGCGCCCCCAGCCTGGCAGGCACACTCCTCTGCCGCAACATCGCCCGGACCGGGGACTTCTCCGGCAAGGGCGGCGGGGGAGCGCTGTTCAATCTCAGCGGAAACGCCGAACTGCGCTTCTCCACGCTGCTGGCGAACAGCGCGCCCAACGGAGAGGGAGCAACGATCTACGACGCCGGCAGGGACGCAGAGCGGCGCGTGACCATCACCGGCAGCATCCTCTCCGCAACGGCGGGAGAGAAACGGGAACCGCAGATCTTCTGGAAAACCACCGCTCCGAAGGTCTCCTCGTCGCTGCTTCCCGCGGAGAGCCCCGCCGTTCTCCGGGAACAGCCGGGCAACCGCTTCGGCAACCCGGGGTTCGTCAACGCCAGAAGCTGTGACATCCGTCTGCAGGCGGCGTCTCCGGCCCGCAACGGTGCCGTCCGGGCGGATCTGCCGGAAGACGCCGCCGATACCGACAACGACACCGACCGCGAGGAGATCCTGCCTGTGGATCTGGCCGGTCGGCCGCGGATCGAAGGAGGGGCCCCCGATATGGGCGCCGTGGAATACCAGCCGGCCTCCGTCGATATCGGAACAACCGCCGACTTCCTGTCCCGGGCGCTGGAGCTTCCCGAACCGAAGGGGGAACGCAGCGGTCTCCGCATCGGCGTAGCCGGCCTTACCAACGCCCTGGTGGCCACGGTATCCGGGGATACCGGCACGGCCCTTCCGGAGAACGCAGGATACGGCATATCCGGGGACATGGGCGTCGGCAGCGCCGACGCCACCTCGGGAGACCGACTGGTGCTTGTGGAGGGATCCGGGAACGCCGGCAATCGACAGTCCGACGCCGGGGGATGCGCAACCGCCTCCTTCCGTTTCTCGTCGTTGCTGTTCTTCCTGCCGGTGCTGCTTCTGTACGCACTGCATCTCCTCAGACGGAAACGATCCCCGGGAGCATACCGTTAAGAGAAAGGAGAGAGAGGAATGGCACAGCTCGCCACAACCTACATGGGGTTGACGCTTCCCTCGCCGCTGGTAGCCTCGGCGGCGCCGCTCACCGAGCGCATGGACAATCTCAGACAGCTGGAGGCAGCCGGCGCGGGGGCGATCGTACTCCCCTCGCTGTTCGAAGAGCAGCTGGAGCGGGAGAGCGAGGATCTCAACGTGGCCCTGGAACAGGGAACGGAGAGCTCCCCGGAAGCCCTGGGCTATTTCCCCGATCTACGGGACTACAACCTCGGCACCGAGGGATATCTGGAGACCATCAAGCGAGCCAGGGCGGCGATCTCCATTCCGGTGATCGCCAGCATCAACGGATCGAAGCGCGGTACCTGGTCGGCCTTCGCCAAAGCGACCGAGGCGGCCGGCGCCGATGCGCTGGAACTCAACACCTACCACCTCGCCGTGGATCCGACCACCACCGGGGAATCGATCGAACAGGAGACCATCGATGTGGTCAGGGAGGTTCGGGAAAGCGTCTCGATTCCCGTGGCCGTCAAGATCTCCCAGGAGGTCACCTCGATACCACACTTCGTGACCAGACTGGGTGAAGCCGGCGCCACCGCCGTGGTGCTGTTCAACCGCTTCTACCAGCCGGACATCGACCTGGCCAATCTGGAGATCCGATCCAGGGTGACCCTGAGCTCCTCTGCAGAGCTCCCGCTGCGCCTCCGCTGGGTAGCCTTGCTGAAAGAACAGGTCCAGCCGGAATTGGCCATCACCGGGGGGATCCACAGTGGTGAGGACCTGGCGAAGGCCCTTCTCTCGGGGGCACAGGTGGGCATGGTCACCTCGGCGCTGCTGCAGAACGGCCTCCATTATGCAGGCACCATCCTGGAACAGCTGCAGCGGGTGATGGAGGACCACGGCTACGAAGATGTCGACGAGATGCGCGGCGTGCTCCGCCAGAAAAGGGACCGCGATCTTGCGGCCCTGACCCGGGCCAACTATGTGCGGGTACTCAGCTCGTATTCCTAGAGCAGCACCCTGTACCCAGGCATGACGCAGAAAAGGGGGGTGTGAGATGGGAGGATTCCTCGGCAAAGCGTTGCGGCAGAAGGTTTTCCTTGCCGTCGCGGGTATTCTGCTGCTCTGCACGGGGGCCGCCGGACAGCAGGTGGTATCCGGCCCGCCCTCCTCTTCCGGAGCGGATGCGCTCGACGGCACTCCGGAAAGCAGTGATCTGGAGCTGACGCTCTCCAGGGACGCGCTGGCGGATGTCTCACCGGACCTGGACAGAGGCGTCCAGCTGGCGGACATCTCGAGCAGCGCCGACCTCTCGCCGGATTTGCTGCCCCTCAACTTCGAGGTGCTGCGACGCCGGGCCGCCCGGCAGGGAGAACAGCCCGCGGAACCGCACACCCCTTCGGACACATCGCCCCAGGACAGCGGACGGACCGACACCGCCGGGGAGGGTTCCACCGT encodes the following:
- the nifJ gene encoding pyruvate:ferredoxin (flavodoxin) oxidoreductase; this translates as MERTMVTLDGNETCARIGHMTNEVVAIYPITPSSPMGEWADQWSSEGKPNIWGTVPTVVEMQSEGGASGALHGSLQAGALTTTFTASQGLLLMLPNMYKIAGELTSTVIHVSARTVATHALSIFGDHSDVMATRGTGFALLASNSIQEIGDMALIAQSATLQSRVPFLHFFDGFRSSHEIQKVTLLNEEEVRAMMDDELVAAHRDRALNPDHPIIRGTAQNPDHFFQAREACNPYYAACPDVVQKTMDRFYEVTGRRYNLFDYVGAPDAERVVVLMGSGAEAADEAVSYMADRGEKVGLVKVHLYRPFSTQHLLEALPETVRTVSVLDRTKEPGAEGEPLFLDVASALCETRPSVRVVGGRYGLSSSEFTPSCVHAVLKEAEKEEPRKHFTVGITDDVTRESLEMDASFHSADPDAVRCLFFGLGSDGTVGANKNSIKIIGENTDHYAQGYFQYDSKKSGGVTVSHLRFGPNPIRSTYQIKSANFVGCHQFSFLERYDVLKNAEEGGTFLLNSIYGPDEVWDQLPKTVQKRIIDKRLRFYVIDGYKVAKESGMGGRINTVMQTCFFAISGILPKDEAIGLIKKTIEKTYGKKGEAIVQKNFAAVDNSLDNLHEVSVPSEVTSTFDLRPPVPGEAPEFVREVLGPIIAMKGDELPVSAMPADGTFPTGTTKWEKRNVALEIPVWDPDVCIQCGKCSLVCPHACIRAKVYDPGELEQAPETFKSTDAKWKQYKGKKFTIQIAPEDCTGCGLCVQTCPAKNKQDPEKKAINMAPQPPLREQERENFDFFLSLPETKRDELNLNSVKDVQLLEPLFEFSGACPGCGETPYVKLLSSLFGDRAVIANATGCSSIYCGNLPTTPWTKNDEGYGPTWSNSLFEDNAEFGMGMRLAVDQNRKYAGELLRKLAPQVGDDLAKAILEADQSDDDGIAEQRKRIAALKGKLQELDSPEARRLLHVAENLIKRSVWIMGGDGWAYDIGYGGLDHVLASGKNVNVLVMDTEVYSNTGGQMSKATPMGAVAKFAAGGKPLGKKDLALMAMTYGHVYVARVAMGASDAQTLKAFREAEAYEGPSLIIAYSHCIAHGYNLVHGLEQQKKAVDAGHWILMRYNPELSLEGKNPLQLDSKKPTLPLAEYVYNENRYSMLKRSKPENSEHLVEGAQKLVNEHWRYYEYLANRPMEDTEE
- a CDS encoding dihydroorotate dehydrogenase-like protein — its product is MAQLATTYMGLTLPSPLVASAAPLTERMDNLRQLEAAGAGAIVLPSLFEEQLERESEDLNVALEQGTESSPEALGYFPDLRDYNLGTEGYLETIKRARAAISIPVIASINGSKRGTWSAFAKATEAAGADALELNTYHLAVDPTTTGESIEQETIDVVREVRESVSIPVAVKISQEVTSIPHFVTRLGEAGATAVVLFNRFYQPDIDLANLEIRSRVTLSSSAELPLRLRWVALLKEQVQPELAITGGIHSGEDLAKALLSGAQVGMVTSALLQNGLHYAGTILEQLQRVMEDHGYEDVDEMRGVLRQKRDRDLAALTRANYVRVLSSYS